A region from the Ptychodera flava strain L36383 chromosome 12, AS_Pfla_20210202, whole genome shotgun sequence genome encodes:
- the LOC139144889 gene encoding uncharacterized protein, whose protein sequence is MNPARMWHAFIVTFLVIVILVFVSTTVFMIVCTGTYSFNQCLFPHDPETFFAYRAYEILSIVAVLVEMALVFCTLRLYAVALHHSVISVFRGLFDALRFSWARNRLCILIGVFIYLLILVSKYALSRQGWEAFQNATLMLQVIFLYILLVVSNENGPLVRVYPTVGGAPLMRVKVLSFLIFSYASLTDLFQFAKVTILQTAAEWNNDDDNNGDTINVVTLLGLTAHIALRLDYAQFFWEMACVGFKEEVRVYGGKNTVLRDITDDWEPVQVNVTSGNRDDLNAVAGGARQRTSDENVETDPLLFNDTGGSSTEYGSARNV, encoded by the exons ATGAATCCAGCGCGCATGTGGCACGCCTTCATCGTCACGTTCTTGGTCATCGTAATCCTGGTATTTGTTTCAACAACTGTTTTCATGATTGTATGCACTGGAACGTATTCCTTCAACCAATGTTTATTTCCGCACGACCCTGAGACGTTTTTCGCCTACAGGGCTTACGAAATCCTTTCTATTGTTGCGGTGCTAGTAGAGATGGCCTTGGTCTTTTGTACGCTACGCCTGTATGCTGTTGCACTTCACCATTCGGTGATATCCGTCTTTCGCGGTCTCTTTGACGCTTTGCGTTTTTCATGGGCCCGGAATCGTTTGTGTATCCTGATCGGTGTTTTCATCTACCTGCTGATATTAGTTAGTAAGTACGCCCTCTCCCGTCAAGGATGGGAAGCCTTCCAAAACGCCACATTGATGCTGCAAGTTATCTTCCTCTACATCCTTTTAGTGGTCTCAAACGAAAATGGCCCTTTGGTACGAGTATATCCTACTGTTGGTGGCGCCCCCTTAATGAGAGTCAAAGTACTGTCGTTTCTCATTTTCTCCTACGCCAGTTTGACGGACCTTTTCCAGTTTGCGAAGGTCACAATTCTCCAAACGGCAGCCGAATGGAACAACGACGACGATAACAATGGCGATACAATAAATGTTGTGACGCTTCTGGGGCTTACAGCACACATAGCGCTCAG GCTTGATTACGCCCAGTTCTTTTGGGAGATGGCCTGTGTTGGGTTCAAGGAGGAGGTCAGGGTATATGGCGGTAAGAACACGGTATTACGGGATATCACCGACGATTGGGAACCCGTTCAGGTTAACGTCACAAGTGGAAACAGGGACGACCTGAACGCTGTCGCCGGCGGGGCACGACAACGTACATCTGACGAGAACGTAGAAACAGACCCTCTACTTTTTAACGATACCGGTGGTTCAAGCACAGAGTATGGCTCCGCAAGGAACGTCTAG